From a single Salvelinus sp. IW2-2015 linkage group LG22, ASM291031v2, whole genome shotgun sequence genomic region:
- the LOC111949828 gene encoding beta-crystallin B1 isoform X2 — translation MGGKDSTMSHSGAQGSIGSHPAMGLRAHKMYLFEFENFQGRMMECITECRNLCEKNFERIGSIRVECGPWVGYEQQNLSGEMFMLEKGEYPRWDTWSNSYRCDRFMSVRPVRMDTQDHKICLFECNNFEGRKMEVCDEDIPSLWSYGFQDRVASIQVTGGTWVGYQYPGYRGYQYVFECGVFKHWNEWGAHHPQIQSIRRVRDMQTHRRGCFEWTV, via the exons ATTCAACCATGTCCCACTCCGGAGCCCAGGGCAGCATTGGGAGCCACCCAGCCATGGGGCTGCGTGCCCACAAA ATGTACCTGTTTGAGTTTGAGAACTTCCAGGGTCGTATGATGGAGTGCATCACTGAGTGCCGTAACCTGTGTGAGAAGAACTTTGAGAGGATCGGCTCCATCAGGGTGGAGTGTGGACC CTGGGTGGGCTATGAGCAGCAGAACCTGAGTGGAGAAATGTTCATGCTGGAGAAGGGAGAGTACCCCCGCTGGGATACCTGGAGCAACAGCTACAGGTGTGACCGCTTCATGTCCGTCAGGCCCGTTCGCATG GACACCCAGGACCACAAGATCTGCCTGTTTGAGTGTAATAACTTTGAGGGCCGTAAGATGGAGGTGTGTGATGAGGATatccccagtctgtggtcctacGGCTTCCAGGACCGTGTGGCCAGTATCCAGGTCACTGGTGGAAC TTGGGTTGGCTACCAGTACCCCGGTTACCGTGGCTACCAGTACGTGTTCGAGTGCGGTGTCTTCAAGCACTGGAACGAGTGGGGCGCCCACCATCCCCAGATCCAGTCCATCCGTAGAGTGAGGGACATGCAGACACATCGCAGAGGCTGCTTTGAGTGGACCGTCTAG